The genomic DNA GGTCTAATTCGAGCTACGAATAATCTGGATGCTCGATGGTCGGAACCCCGCCGTAGAGAGGCTCGCCACATATGCACCTGCAGCCACAAGCATGCCTCGAGCGTCGCGGCCATCCCATGTGACGACGCCAGAGCCCCTGCCGACTGAGGTAGAAGTGTGAATTTGCCTTCCGAGGAGGTCCGTGATTGTAAAGTCGGCAGAGAGGCCCGCTGGTATGCTGACGACAAAAGAGACAGACCCCGCGCTGGGGTTGGGCGAAGCGTTGACGATGCGCAAGCCTGTGCCTGCTTCTGGCGCCTCGCCAGAGGCGACCGTCTCGCCTTCCAGCAGCCCGTAGCCCTGCCGGATGCGGACGCGCTGGTTCGTCCTTAGCTGAGTCACGGCCTCCTCTCCCCCGCCCGGCCAGCGCACGACGAGTCGGTCTACGATCTCCGCCTCGCCCAACCCGACATGAACCGGAGCCAGACTCTGGCCGAGGAACTGCGCGCCATGGTGGGACCGCACCCAGCGCTGGCCTCCCGCTTCGACCTCCACCACCGCGCCCAGAGCGTCGACGTTGGGCACGTCGCCTTCCAGCGCAATGGAGAGCCACGCGCCGCCAGAGGCGCGGTTGGCGTAGAAGTGCGGCGCCCGCGAGACGTTGGCGATTAGCACGTCTAGGCGACCGTCCCCATCGGCGTCGAAGATGACGAGGCCCCTGGCGGGGTGGAGGTCATCCACGCTCAGATCCGGGGCGATGTCGGCAAGCGGGAAGGTGCCGGTGTTCTCGAAGAGCGCGTTCGGCGTGTCGGAGGCGAAGTATCCGTTGGCGACGAAGAGGTCTTGGTCGCCGTCGTTCTCCAAGTCGAAGAACTCGGCGCCCCAGCCCCATCCGGTTTCGGCGACGCCAGCGGCCTCGGCCTGCCCGGCGTAGCCGCCCGCCTCTTGCGCGACGAAGAGCGCGTTGGTTTGTACGGGCGAGTCCGCGCGGTTGGTGAGGAAGATGTCCTCGCGACCGTCGCCGTCCAGATCGCCCAGCGCGAGGCCCATGCCTTCGCCAGTGTTCTCCAGGCCGAATGCGGCTGTCGCCTCGTCGAAGGTGCCTGTTCCGTCGTTGAGGAAAAGCCGGTTGGCGCCGAAGTCGTTGGCGTCGTAGAGGTCCACGTCGCCGTCGTGGTCTACGTCTACGGGTAGCGTGGTGTACGTCTTGCCCACATCGCCCAGGCCTCTGGCGGCGCCCGCCTCGGTGAACGTGCCGTCGCCGTTGTTGACGAAGTACGGGTTGGCGAGATCGCGCGGCGCCCCATCACCGGGATAGTCTTCCCACACGCCGACATGGAGGTCGAGGTCGCCGTCGCCATCGGTGTCAAACCAGAGCGCGCTCGTGGAGAGTTGGGTGGCGCCGCCCGCGACGCCAGCCGTAGCCGTGACGTCGGTGAACGTGCCGTTGCCGTTGTTGCGGTAGAGTTGGTTGGGACCGGCGTGCGTGAGGTAGAGGTCGGGCCAGCCGTCGCCGTCGTAGTCGCCCCAGGCGGCGCCCAGCTTGGCACCGTTGCCTGCCGTGTTGGGTAGCCCGACGCCCGCGCTCCCCGCGACGCCAGAGGCCCGCGTCTGGTCGACAAACGTGCCATCGCCGCGGTTGGCGAAGAGGCGGCTCCACGTCGTCGTGTTGGCGGCGTCATACGCCTCGCGCACGACGATGTACACGTCGAGGTCGCCGTCACGGTCGTAGTCCGCCACGGCGACGCCGTTCGCGCCCGTAACGGAGCCCAGCCCGGAAAGAAACGTCCGGTACTCGAAGCCCTGCCCCGTCGCGCCTCTGGCGAGAAGGACGAGCGCCACGAACAGGAGCGTCCGGCGCATCATCGGACCACGTGGACCAGCGCCGACTCGGCGCCTCTGGCGGTCACGATGCGGACGACGTAGGCGCCCGCCGCCAGCGGCTCGGTCGAGAAGCTCGCGCGGCCTCTGACGTCGAGCCACGCCTCCAACACACGGCGCCCCTGCACGTCGAACACCTCCACGCGGGCGCCAGAGGCATCCGCCTCGATGGTCAACTCACGCCCGGCGAGGATCGGACTCGGGAAGGCGCGAAGCCGCGAGACTGCCTCTGGCGTCGGCTCGCCAGAGGTAGCGGTGCCCGTGAACAGCGACGCGGCGAGGTCGAACGACTGCGGCCCGAGGACGGCGCCGAGGCGGCGGCCGGGGATGTCGTCGGCGGGCGGGTGGATGCCGCCCCAGATGCGCGAGAGGCTGCACTGGTCGGCGGCGTCGCGGTAGGTGGCCCACTGGAGGCGGACGGTCTGGCTGGGGCCGTCCTCGAAGACGAGGAAGCTGTCTTCTGGCGCGATGAACTCGCCCATTCCGCCGGGAAAAAACGGGTCGCCGGTGAGCCGCGTTAGCACTTCGGCGGCGGCGCGCGAGTAGGTAGAGTGCCCCGAGATGTAGCCCGCGAAGGGCGGCGTCACGAACGTCGGCCGCTGGTACGGCCACCAGTCTTCGAGGCGGATCCAGCCCACGCCCGCCACGTCGGTCTCGGGGTCTTCTACGGCCTCCGGTCCCCGCCACGCCCACACCTTCACCTTGCCGACGTGCTGGGCGCTGTCGCCCGCCAGAGGATCCTCTGGCGGGATGATCTCGGCGACGCCGGGCGCCAGAGGCATCCCGGCGGGGTGGTAGCTCGGCGCGTCGGGATCACTGCTCTGGCCGCGGTCGGCCATCGCGCGGAGCGCGGAGATGGAGCGGATGGAATCGTAGCGGCCCTTGATTCCCCAGGCCGCGATGGCGACATCGTGCATGGCGCCGCCGAGCGCGAAGTAGGCCTTCACGTCCCACTCCAGTTCGCCCAACACCGGCCCGTTTCCCCCGAAGCGCTTGACGAGGCGCGGGTCGTCGTTGACCGTGTTGAGGATCGTGAACCAGTGGCCGGGCGGCGTCTCGGAGTCGGGGCCGTCGGCCCAGAACTCGGCGAGGACGCGGGTGAGGTCGCCGCGCAGGACGGGGTTGGGCGCGTACGGCTGGCCCGTGCGCGGGTTGAGGCTCCGGCCGGGTCCCAGCGGACCTCGCCCCTCGGGATCGTAGAATGCGGCGTACTCGGGGAACCCGTCGGGCAGGTCCGCATCCGTCAGCCCGCCCGTCGCGCCGGGCGAGGCGTCCCACGTCACGCCAGAGGCAGGATCGAGGTGGCCGCTCCACCGCGCGACGAGCGCGAAGCCGTCGAGGTAAGCCTGCGTGGTGCCCTGCCAGTTCAGGGTGTCCAGCGGCGGCGGCGGGCCAGGGTCGTTGTAGACCGGGAAGTCGGCGCCGTTGCGGACGAAGACGGTCCGGTCGTCTGCGCGCAACGCGAACGGCCGCACGCGCCCCCACTCCGGCCCGACGAACGCGGGCGTCCCGCCCGGCACCTCGTTGCCACTCTGGTCGATGAACGTCTCGAAGCGGAGCGGCTGCCACCGGTTGGGGTCGAGTAGGGTCGGGTTGCCCGGCTGAGCCACGTCCATCGGCGGGTTGACGGGCGCGTAGTCCACGTAGCCATACCCCAGCGCCTCGTTCGCACCGTCGCCCATGCCAAAGGCGATGACGCACGCTGCGATGGCGTTGCCGAGCCCGGCCGCGCCGCTGGCGGCATCGGTGGTCACCACGCCGGGATCGTAGCCTCTGGCGACGAGCAACGAGTCGAGCAACGGGAGCGTGTCGAGCGCGCCGGGCGAGTTGAGAAAGCGGTGCGTGAGCACGCGGTAGGCGGCGTAACTGATGGCCTCTTCGCGGGCGGCCTCCACGTCGCCAACGACGGGCGGCTCGCCAATCCTGCAGGCCGTTCCGCCGCGCGGCTGGTTCAGGAAGTACGGCTGCGCCGTGGCGTCGTAGGCCGCCCACGCGTCGTACATCACGGCGGAGACGTGGAAGAGGTTGCGGGCGTGGACCGTCGGGCGTGCGAGGTCGCCGCGGATGCCCTCCAAGAGCGCCTCGTTCCACTCGCGCGCGACCGAGTGCGGAGCACCCGAATGCTGGCCTCTGGCGGGCGGCGCCAGAGGCAGCAGCAGCGCGAGCGCGAAGAGGAGGCGGGCCATCGCGTGAGGTCAGGGACGTGTGAGACGGACCATCATCACGTCGCGAGCCGGGACGGTCACCGCCAGAGGCTGGGCGGTCGTGCCCGCGTCGGCGTGGCGGAAGAGGTCACGGATGGCGTAGGTGTTCTGGTCGAAGTGCGGGCGGTTCTGCGAAAACGCGTCCTCCACGTCCTCCTCGACCCAGTCGAACGTCACCGCCTCCGGCTCGTCGTTGCGGTTGAGGATCGCCATGGCCCACTCGCCGTCCGCCAAAGGCTTGAACCAGATCTCGACGCCGCCCGCGCGCTTGTGCGGGAAGCCCTCGACGCCGAGAGGGTCCTGATCCACGGCGATGACCTCCTCGTTGGTGAGGATGTCGCGTGTGGCGTCGGTCATCGTGCGGACGTCGTTGCCCGCGATGAGCGGCGCGTGGAGCATGGCCCACATCGCGAAGTGCGCCCGGTCCTCGTTCGTGGTCGGCATGTTGCCGACCTCCATCATGTCGGGGTCGTTCCAGTGGCCGGGCGCGGCGTGGACGCGGAGGCCACGCTCGACCTGCATGTCGACGATCCGCATGACGCCGTGCGAGTTCCAGTTGCCGTGGCTGACCACGCAGTCCCAGCAGTTGATGATGTCGCCGCTGGTCCGCCACATGTGGCCGATGTCCTTGCCCCAGGTCCACGGCTGGTTGTCGCCCCACTCGCAGATGGAGAAGAAGATGTCGCGGCCGCTGGCGGCGAGCGCGTTGCGCATGGTGCGGTAGGCCTCGGGCGCGTTGCGGCTTTCCGTGTTGCACCAGTCGTACTTGAGGTAGTCGATGCCCCAGCGGGCGTACTGGAGGGCGTCCTGGTATTCGTATCCCTGGCTCCCAGGGCGCCCCGCGCAGGTCTTGATCCCGGCGTCGGAGTAGATCCCAATCTTGAGGCCCTGGCTGTGAACATAATCGGCGAGCGCTTTCATGCCCGAGGGGAAGCGCTGGGGGTCGGGCTGGATAAAGCCGTTCTCGTCGCGCTCGCCGTGCCAGCAGTCGTCGATATTGACGTAGGTGTAGCCCGCGTCGCGCATGCCGGACGAGACCATCGCGTCGGCGGTCTCACGAATGAGGTCTTCGTCGATGTCGCAGGCGAAGGTGTTCCACGAGTTCCAGCCCATCGGGGGCGTGAGGGCCAGGCCAACGGCCTTGGGGGCGTTGTCCTGGGCGCTGGCGCCAGAGGCCACGAGGGTGAGCGCGAGGGCGCAGAGGAGTCGGTTCATGAGGATGGAGAGACGAGAAGCGGGTGGAGTTGGGGGCGAACGTCCGCATCGAGCGAGACCTATCGCGCGACGCCGAGGGGGCTGAAGACGACGTAGAGCACAACGGTGACGGCGCACACGGCGAGGCCCGCCCACAGCGCGCCACGCGATTGGACCAGCGCGATGCCCGCGTTGGACTCGAACCGCACCGGCTCCGCCAGAGGCTTCGCGACCGTCATGACGCCCATCACGGCGACGCATAGAGCGAAGCAGATCGCCATGCGGTTGAGGAACTGCACCTCGGGGACGGCCACCTTGAGCAGTCCGTACGCCACGATGTTGGTCAGCAACCCGGCCACGCCAGAGGCGCGCGGCGCCTTTTTGACGAGCAGGCCGACGACGAAGACGGCCAGGATGCCCGGCGAGATGAAGCCCTGGCCCTCCTGGATAATCGTAAAGATGGAGTTGCTGACGGCCGGATTCCCGAGTTGAGGCGCCAGAAGTACGGCCACGGCCGCGAAGGCGAACACGCAGATCCGCCCGATGCGGACGATCTGTTTCTGCGTCGCCTGCGGCTGGATGTACGTCTGGTAGATGTCGATGGTGAAGATGGTCGAGGCCGCGTTGAGCATCGCCGCGAGCGACGAGACGACGGCGCCGAGCAGCGCCGCGAGGATGAACCCGACGATGCCGACGCCCTGCGGCAGCACGCCGCCCAGCAGCCGCGCCAGCGCCGTGTCGTACTTGTAGGCGATGAGCGTCGAGGACGACGTGGCGGCGCCGATGCCTCTGGCGGTCGCCTCCTGCGCCGCGTTGAAGGCCGCGATCTCCTGCGCCATGCCCGCGTTGACGTGCGCGAAGGCGAGGTCGCCAGAGGCGAACGTGGCGTAGGGCCCGGGCTCTGTCGCGTCGAAGGTCGCGCGCGTGAGGGGGATCACGTTGGGTCTCCGCCTGGCCTCCGACGGGATGGCGTCCTCGGTCGGGTAGATCGCGAGGAGGTATTGGTCGCCCTCGTGCGCGGCGACGGCCTCTGGCGTGGGGCTTTCGTCCACGTCCACGAAGCCGGTCTCCGGGTTGGCCTTGACGTATTGCACGAGGACGCTCGCGTTGTCCGGCCCGGCGTCGGCGGCCATCCCGTCGGCGTAGAGGTTGAAGGCGATCATCCCCGGGATGACGATGCCGAGCGGGAGCAGAAGCTTCATCGCGGCGGCGAAGACGATGCCGCGCTGGCCTTCGGCGAGCGACTCCGAGCCCAGCGTCCGTTGGGTGATGTACTGGTTGAGGCCCCAGTAGTAGAAGTTGGGGATCCAGAGCCCGAGCAGCAGCGCCGTCCACGGCAGCACGCTGTCGGTCGCGGGCAAGAACATGTTGAGCCGGTTGCCATTGAGGTCCAAAAACCGCTCCATCGCACCTGCGCCGCTCGCCAGAGGCCGGCTCTCGATGGCGCCCGTGGCCACGTCGGTGACGGTCGTCGCGGCGCCGGCGTTGCCTAGGGCCTGGAAAGCGAAGTACGTGATGAGCAGGCCGCCGAGGAGGAGCGCGCTGCCCTGGATGAGGTCGGCCCAGACGGCCGCCTTGAGGCCGCCAGCGGCCACGTACAGCATCGCGATGAGGCCGATCACGAGGGCCGGGGTGAAGAGCCCTATCGCGTAGCCCGCGTCACCCGCGAGCGTCCGGATGGTGAGCGCTCCGGAGTAGGTGACCGCGCCCAACAGCAGCAGGTAGATGCCGAGCGTGGCGACGGCCATGACGGTGCGCGCGGCGCCGTTGAAGCGGACTTCGAGGAACTGCGGCATCGTGTAGATGCCCGCACGCAGGAAGTACGGCAGGAACGCGAAGGCGACGACGACAAGCGTGATCGCGGCCATCCACTCGTACGACGCAATCGCGAGGCCGACGTGGCTTGCGGCGTTGCCGCTCATCCCGACGAACTGCTCGGTCGAGATGTTGGCAGCGATGAGGGAGAACCCGATGAGCCACCACTTCAGGTCGCGCCCGGCGAGGAAGTAGTCCTCGCCCGAGCCGTCGGCGTTGCGGCTGCGCAGCAGACCGACGGTGACGACGACGGCCACGAAGGCGACGAAGACGAGGGTGTCGACCAGTCCGAAGGTCATGAGGGGTCGGGCGTGAGGGTGTGGAGGGGCTCGACGGACGCGCCAGGGGCGGCGCGTGCGACGAGGGTGGCGGGCTCGTGCCCGGTCCTCTGGCGGTAGGCGTCAGAGACAGCGTCGGCGAAGGTGCAGGCGGAGGCGGCGTCCACGAGGGCGACGGCGCAGCCGCCGAATCCGGCGCCGGTCATGCGGGCGCCGTAGCAGGCACCGTGCGCCACCGCGGCCTCGACGAAGGCGTCGAGCGCCGGGCTGGAGACCTCGTAGTCGTCTCGGAGGCTGGCGTGGCTCTCCTGCATGAGCGCGCCGAGGCGGTCGGCGTCGCCGCCGCGCATGGCGCCCGCGGCGGCGAGCACGCGGGCGCTCTCGGAGATCACGTGGTGGGCGCGGCGGAACGTCGTCGCGTCCATCTGGCCCCTAGCGGCGTCGAGGTCGGCGAGGGTGGCGTCGCGGAGGGCGGGAACGCCGAGGACGCCAGAGGCGCGGGCGCACGTGTCCCTGCGCTCGTTGTAGGCGCTGTCCACGAGGGCGCGGCGCGTGCCGGTGTCGAGCACGACGACGGCCGTCCGAGGCGGGAGCGGCGTCGGCGTGGCGTCCAGCGAGCGGCAGTCGATGAGGAGGGCGTGGTCGCTCTCCCCCATCGCGCTGGCCATCTGATCCATGATGCCGCAGCCCACGCCGACCCAGCCGTTCTCGGCTTTCTGGCCCGCGAGCGCCATCCGGCGCGCGTCCCACGCGAAGCCGCTGGCGACGGAGAAGGCGCGCGCGAGCGCCAGTTCGAGCGCCGCCGAGGAGGAGAGCCCGGCGCCGCGCGGCACGTCGGACGCGAGCACGCCCTCGAAGCCGCCGAGGTCGTGCCCGCCCTCCTGAAGCGCCCAGGCGACGCCCTTCGCGTACTCGCCCCAACCTCTGGCGCGCGAGAAGCCCGCGAGGTAGAAGTCGACGGGCGGGTCCACATCCAGGCTGTGGAGTACGACGCGGCGATCGGCGCGGGGGCGGAAGGCGAGCCAGACGGACTGGGCCAGCGCCAGAGGCATCACCCACCCGTCGTTGTAGTCGGTGTGCTCGCCGATGAGGTTGACGCGGCCCGGCGCGCGGGCGACGTGCGTGGGCTCGGTGCCGAACTTCTGGCGGAAGGCGTGCTGGATGCGAGCGCTATCCATCGGCGTGCACCTCGGAATCGTCGCCCAGGACGAGCGCTCCATTCGCGCCAGAGGCGGAGGCCCGGTCGCCGAGAAGGGCGCCGGAGAGTGCCGAATGGCGTACGATGGCCTCGCGCATCACCACGCTGTCTCGCACGACGGCGTCTCTGATCACCGCCCCGGCCTCGACGACGGCGTACGGCCCGATAACGGACCGCCGCACGTCGGCGTCGGGGTGGACGTAGCTCGGCGCAACGATCACGGACTCGCCTCTGGCGCCAGAGGCAGCGGTTTCGTGCTCGCCCGCGTCGAGAAGGGCGCGGACGGTCTGGCGGTAGGACGCCAGCGTGCCGGTGTCGAGCCAGCGCGCCGCGGGCGCCGTCGCCATGCGCGCGCCGTTTTGTACGAGGCGGTCGTAGGCGTCGGTCAGTTGGAACTCGCCGCCCGCGCCCGTCGCGCCAGAGGCGAGCATGTCGTCTACGGCGGTGCGCAGCGCGGCGCCCTCGCGGACGTAGTAGGCACCGATGAGCGTCTCGGTCCACTCGGCGGTCGTCGGCTTCTCAATGAGCCGCACGATGCGGCCGTTCTCATCGCGCGCGACGACGCCGAAGCGGCGCGGGTCGTCCACGTGGACGGTCCACGCCACGAGGTCCACGTCGCCAGAGGCGAGCGGTGCGGCGCCTCTGTCGGGGGTGAAGAGCGTGTCGGCCCAGCATGTGAGGATCTCGCCGTCCATCGCGTCGCCCGCGCACGCGATGGCGTGGGCGGTGCCGAGCGGCTCGGGCTGGACCGCGAAGGCGGCGCGGAGCCCGTGGGCGTCGCAGGCCGCCGCGAGCGCGTCGCGGACGCCAGAGGCAGCGTCGGGGCCGAGCACGAAAACAGCCTCGTCCACCGGCCGCCCGAGCGCTCCCGCGAAGGCGTCCAGGATGTGGACGATCGCGGGGCGCCCGAGCAGGGGCAGAAGAGGCTTTGGCGTCGTGTGGCTGAACGGACGCAGGCGTGTGCCCCGACCGCCCATGGGGACGATCAATCGCATCCTGGAGCGGTCGGGGAATGGGTCATCGAGCTACTTCTGGAGCGTCACGCGCGTGACGACCGACGCGTCACCCGCGGTCAGGCGGACGATGTAGACGCCGCTGCGCAGGCTCGCGCCCGAGAGAACGGCCTCGTGGTCGCCAGAGGCCATCGGGCCATTTGCCAGGACGGCGACCTCGCGGCCGAGCACGTCGTAGACGGTCAGGCGAACGGTCTCCGCCTGCTCCAGCGAGAACGGAATGCGGGCCGACGTGCCGAAGGGGTTCGGCGCGGCGCGGCCGAGCGCGATGCCGCCAGAGGCCGCTGGCGTCTCCGTACCCGGCGCCACGAGCGGCGTGAGCGTCACGGAATCGTAGTAGGTGTAACCGTAGCACGCCGTGATGACGAGCGTACCTGTTGAGCCGTCCACCGTTACCGTACCGGACGACGCGTCGGTCAGCGCGAGGTTGGTCCACGCCGTCGCCTCGGGGAACGCGAAGGACTCGGTGCACTCGGCGCTGTCGCCGTAGCGCACGCCGTCCACGTCGACGTACTCGTACTTCGTGTCGCCGAACGGAGCGGCGTAGCGGACCGAGAGGTTGTACTCCCCCGGCTCAAGGCCGGAGATGTCGATGGTGAGGGCGCCCTTCTGAAGCGCGACGAATCCGGTCCCGGTGTAATCGGCGGGGACGTTGGTGTCGGTCGTGGCGTCGCGGACCTCGGCGCCGGGCTCGGTGTCGTCGGGGAGCGGGTCGGAGACCGCGCCGTCTTCGGCCTCGAACGTGAAGCCGCCGACGGGTGGCGTGTCCGCCTCGACGTCGCCAGAGGCGATGACGAGCACCTGGTAGCCCGCCGCAGGATCCGGGTTGCTGGAGGGCGTGAACTGCCCGACGATCCCTGTGGCCGTGAACGCGCCAGAGGGGATGTCCGTCCCGTCGATGGCCGTGTCGTCCGCGTTGGGGATGCGGAGGCCGTCCGTGAGGGTCGCCGACACGTCCGTCACCTCGTAGCTCGTCCCGGCTGCGAACGTGCCCGTGGATGCGGTCGTGAGGCCGCTGACCTGAACGAGTTCGGACTCGTACTGCTCGCCGTTGTCGATAAGCTCCTGGAGCGTGACCTCTTGCGCGTCCGGTGCGTCGCCCTGGCTGACGACCGTGTAGCTGGTGAGGTCTGGTCCGTTGAGCTGCAGGATGCCGCCGCGAGGATCGCTGGGGAACTGCGAGATCGTGCCCGTCACCTCGATGACGGTGCCCGGCGTGATGGTGCCGCTGGCGATGTCATCGAAAAACGCGCCAGAGGTCTGGCGAATCGCGAGGCCGCCCGTCTCATCCTGGAAGTAGCTGAAAGCGCCCGCCGCTCGCGTGACCGTGCCCGAGACGGTGACCTCGGCGTCGACGCCAGCGGCGCGGGCCTCGGCGATGGTCATGCCCCCGCTGCCGGGAGCGGTCAGCGTGACGGAGTCGAAGTAGGTGTAGCCGTAGCACGCCGTGATGACGAGCGTGCCCGTCGTACCATCGACGGTGACCGTCCCGGTCGTCGCGTCGGCCAGCGCCAGAGGCGTCCAGACGGCCGTGTCGGCGAACGTAAAGGACTCGGTGCACTCGGCGCTATCGCCGTAGCGCACGCCGTCCACGTCCACGTACTCGTACTTGAGCCCGAAGGGCGAGGCGTAGTTGACGGAGAGGTCGTACTCGCCTGCGGGGACGCTGGAGATGTCGACGGTGATCACGCCCTTCTGGAGCGCGACGAAGCCCGTGCCTGTGAACGTGCCGGAGACGTTGGTGTCGGTCGAGGCATCGCGGACCTCGGCGCCGGGGTCGGCGTCGTCGGGGTCAGAATCGGAGAGCGTGGCGTCCTCCGCCTCGAAGGCGTAGGTCTGCGCGTGGGCCTCTGGCGGAGCCAGAAAGGCGAGGGCGAGAAAGAAGGAAAAGAGAGTCGCGAGACGCATGGAGGTGAGACGTGTGGGGTGACCAGGCGCGAGAGGCCCGGACGGTGGGTCCGCTGCTAGCGGAGGATGGAAACGGAGGTCGCCTCTGAGCGGGACCCGCTCTGCAGACGGAGGACGTAGAGCCCAGGGGCGAGGCCGCTGGCGTCGAGGTCGAGGGTGTGGTCACCAGAGCCGAGGGCGACGCCGTCGAGCAGGCGGAGGACTTCGCGTCCGCGCGCGTCGAGCACGCGGAGGGTGGTGACCTCCGGGGTGGCGAGCGAGAAGCGGACGGACGCAGCGCGGCCGAAGGGGTTGGGCGCCACGCCGAGGTCGAGCGACGGCCTCGGTCGGACGGGCTCCGAGGCCGCCGGCACGCCCGTGGCCGAGCGGGCGGCCTCGACGGAGACCGCGAGGAAGACGAGCGGCGCGTTCCAGTTGATCGCGATCTCGTTGGAGGCGTAGCTGCACCAGACGTCGGTGTACGAGCGCGCGGGCAGAGCCGAGGGGTAGGTCGTGCAGCCGTCCTGCTGGCCCGGGTTGGGGCCGCCCGCCAGAAGCCCCGGCACGGGATCGGCCACGCCATCGGCGCGCGAGGGTCGATGGTGCGGGTTCCGAGGCGACTTGTCGCCGATGCCGGTCACGAACGAATAGCCCGTCGCGTTGCGGCCGAGGAGGTAGTCGAGGTTGGCACCCGCGGCGTGGAGGTAGCGCGCCTCGCCGGTGAGCCGGTAGGCCACCATCAGCGCGACGCCCTGGTTGGCCGCAACGGAGTTGCTGCCCCAGCCCCAGTTCCAGCTGTCCCGCCCCATCGGCACGCCGTAGGGCGTGCTCGCGACGGCCGACGCCAGAGGCCCAGCGGTGGCGAGGAGTGCGTTTCGAAGAGACGTCGTGTCCACGTCGGCCGCGATCTCGGCGCGGTGCGCCAGAAGCGAGTGGTAGCCGAGTTCGCGCACGCCTCCCCAGTAGGGAAGCCCGAGCTGGATCGGGTCGAAGGGCCGCGTGATCGTGAGGAAGCTGTCGGCGCGGGTCGCGACGTAGAGTTCCATCCCGGCCCAGTCGAACTCGTCCTCGAAGGAGCCGTCGCCGTACTCGCCGGTGTTGATGTTGGGGTCGAAGGCCGCGTTGAGCGCGCCTTGATCGTAGCGGACGTTCGGGTTCGCGCGAGCCCACGCCCATGCATCCAGCGAGGCCGTCAGAAGCGAGTCGGCGAGGCCGGGCAGGTCGTCTTCGAAGCCTCTGGCGATGCGGGACGCCTGCGCCGTCGTCGCGGCGAAGTCGAGAGTGGCGGCCGTGCCTTTCTGGACGACGTAGCGCGGGGCGGTGGCGTTTGCGGGCATGACCTCGCCGCTGAAGTTGGCGGTCGTCAGCTTGTGGTAAACGCCGCCGTCTTCATCCTGCATCGCGAGCATCCAGCGAACGTTCCAGAGCACCTCATCGAGGAGGTCCGGGACCGCGTCGCCGCTCTCGGGAATGCCCG from Rubricoccus marinus includes the following:
- a CDS encoding glycoside hydrolase family 27 protein, translating into MNRLLCALALTLVASGASAQDNAPKAVGLALTPPMGWNSWNTFACDIDEDLIRETADAMVSSGMRDAGYTYVNIDDCWHGERDENGFIQPDPQRFPSGMKALADYVHSQGLKIGIYSDAGIKTCAGRPGSQGYEYQDALQYARWGIDYLKYDWCNTESRNAPEAYRTMRNALAASGRDIFFSICEWGDNQPWTWGKDIGHMWRTSGDIINCWDCVVSHGNWNSHGVMRIVDMQVERGLRVHAAPGHWNDPDMMEVGNMPTTNEDRAHFAMWAMLHAPLIAGNDVRTMTDATRDILTNEEVIAVDQDPLGVEGFPHKRAGGVEIWFKPLADGEWAMAILNRNDEPEAVTFDWVEEDVEDAFSQNRPHFDQNTYAIRDLFRHADAGTTAQPLAVTVPARDVMMVRLTRP
- the galK gene encoding galactokinase; the protein is MERSSWATIPRCTPMDSARIQHAFRQKFGTEPTHVARAPGRVNLIGEHTDYNDGWVMPLALAQSVWLAFRPRADRRVVLHSLDVDPPVDFYLAGFSRARGWGEYAKGVAWALQEGGHDLGGFEGVLASDVPRGAGLSSSAALELALARAFSVASGFAWDARRMALAGQKAENGWVGVGCGIMDQMASAMGESDHALLIDCRSLDATPTPLPPRTAVVVLDTGTRRALVDSAYNERRDTCARASGVLGVPALRDATLADLDAARGQMDATTFRRAHHVISESARVLAAAGAMRGGDADRLGALMQESHASLRDDYEVSSPALDAFVEAAVAHGACYGARMTGAGFGGCAVALVDAASACTFADAVSDAYRQRTGHEPATLVARAAPGASVEPLHTLTPDPS
- a CDS encoding sodium:solute symporter family transporter, with the translated sequence MTFGLVDTLVFVAFVAVVVTVGLLRSRNADGSGEDYFLAGRDLKWWLIGFSLIAANISTEQFVGMSGNAASHVGLAIASYEWMAAITLVVVAFAFLPYFLRAGIYTMPQFLEVRFNGAARTVMAVATLGIYLLLLGAVTYSGALTIRTLAGDAGYAIGLFTPALVIGLIAMLYVAAGGLKAAVWADLIQGSALLLGGLLITYFAFQALGNAGAATTVTDVATGAIESRPLASGAGAMERFLDLNGNRLNMFLPATDSVLPWTALLLGLWIPNFYYWGLNQYITQRTLGSESLAEGQRGIVFAAAMKLLLPLGIVIPGMIAFNLYADGMAADAGPDNASVLVQYVKANPETGFVDVDESPTPEAVAAHEGDQYLLAIYPTEDAIPSEARRRPNVIPLTRATFDATEPGPYATFASGDLAFAHVNAGMAQEIAAFNAAQEATARGIGAATSSSTLIAYKYDTALARLLGGVLPQGVGIVGFILAALLGAVVSSLAAMLNAASTIFTIDIYQTYIQPQATQKQIVRIGRICVFAFAAVAVLLAPQLGNPAVSNSIFTIIQEGQGFISPGILAVFVVGLLVKKAPRASGVAGLLTNIVAYGLLKVAVPEVQFLNRMAICFALCVAVMGVMTVAKPLAEPVRFESNAGIALVQSRGALWAGLAVCAVTVVLYVVFSPLGVAR
- a CDS encoding DUF6851 domain-containing protein, yielding MARLLFALALLLPLAPPARGQHSGAPHSVAREWNEALLEGIRGDLARPTVHARNLFHVSAVMYDAWAAYDATAQPYFLNQPRGGTACRIGEPPVVGDVEAAREEAISYAAYRVLTHRFLNSPGALDTLPLLDSLLVARGYDPGVVTTDAASGAAGLGNAIAACVIAFGMGDGANEALGYGYVDYAPVNPPMDVAQPGNPTLLDPNRWQPLRFETFIDQSGNEVPGGTPAFVGPEWGRVRPFALRADDRTVFVRNGADFPVYNDPGPPPPLDTLNWQGTTQAYLDGFALVARWSGHLDPASGVTWDASPGATGGLTDADLPDGFPEYAAFYDPEGRGPLGPGRSLNPRTGQPYAPNPVLRGDLTRVLAEFWADGPDSETPPGHWFTILNTVNDDPRLVKRFGGNGPVLGELEWDVKAYFALGGAMHDVAIAAWGIKGRYDSIRSISALRAMADRGQSSDPDAPSYHPAGMPLAPGVAEIIPPEDPLAGDSAQHVGKVKVWAWRGPEAVEDPETDVAGVGWIRLEDWWPYQRPTFVTPPFAGYISGHSTYSRAAAEVLTRLTGDPFFPGGMGEFIAPEDSFLVFEDGPSQTVRLQWATYRDAADQCSLSRIWGGIHPPADDIPGRRLGAVLGPQSFDLAASLFTGTATSGEPTPEAVSRLRAFPSPILAGRELTIEADASGARVEVFDVQGRRVLEAWLDVRGRASFSTEPLAAGAYVVRIVTARGAESALVHVVR
- a CDS encoding CRTAC1 family protein; the protein is MMRRTLLFVALVLLARGATGQGFEYRTFLSGLGSVTGANGVAVADYDRDGDLDVYIVVREAYDAANTTTWSRLFANRGDGTFVDQTRASGVAGSAGVGLPNTAGNGAKLGAAWGDYDGDGWPDLYLTHAGPNQLYRNNGNGTFTDVTATAGVAGGATQLSTSALWFDTDGDGDLDLHVGVWEDYPGDGAPRDLANPYFVNNGDGTFTEAGAARGLGDVGKTYTTLPVDVDHDGDVDLYDANDFGANRLFLNDGTGTFDEATAAFGLENTGEGMGLALGDLDGDGREDIFLTNRADSPVQTNALFVAQEAGGYAGQAEAAGVAETGWGWGAEFFDLENDGDQDLFVANGYFASDTPNALFENTGTFPLADIAPDLSVDDLHPARGLVIFDADGDGRLDVLIANVSRAPHFYANRASGGAWLSIALEGDVPNVDALGAVVEVEAGGQRWVRSHHGAQFLGQSLAPVHVGLGEAEIVDRLVVRWPGGGEEAVTQLRTNQRVRIRQGYGLLEGETVASGEAPEAGTGLRIVNASPNPSAGSVSFVVSIPAGLSADFTITDLLGRQIHTSTSVGRGSGVVTWDGRDARGMLVAAGAYVASLSTAGFRPSSIQIIRSSN